A DNA window from Streptomyces bacillaris contains the following coding sequences:
- a CDS encoding papain-like cysteine protease family protein: MRNRRIRPRRLSFTALLAAALLAVPAATATAAEPAAQDGGVAIAAAQRLNITMQAQQKSNWCWAAGGNTIAAWFGRNYSQNQFCNASFNRNQNTECPNSQATLGNVQTGLSWTGVRPGSYVTGWLRYATVQSEINARRPIETRIQWSSGGGHMHVIYGYDDANSWVYWGDPWPSSDRYNWASHSWYVNNNQFSWTHSLYRIGA; this comes from the coding sequence ATGCGCAACCGAAGAATCCGGCCCCGAAGGCTCTCGTTCACCGCCCTCCTGGCCGCCGCCCTCCTCGCCGTCCCCGCGGCCACCGCCACGGCAGCAGAGCCCGCTGCCCAGGACGGCGGGGTCGCCATCGCCGCCGCCCAGCGCCTCAACATCACCATGCAGGCACAGCAGAAGAGCAACTGGTGCTGGGCGGCCGGCGGCAACACCATCGCCGCCTGGTTCGGCCGCAACTACTCCCAGAACCAGTTCTGCAACGCCTCCTTCAACCGGAACCAGAACACCGAGTGCCCCAACTCGCAGGCCACCCTCGGCAACGTCCAGACCGGGCTGTCCTGGACCGGCGTCCGGCCCGGCAGCTACGTCACCGGCTGGCTGCGCTACGCGACCGTGCAGAGCGAGATAAACGCCCGGCGGCCCATCGAGACCCGCATCCAGTGGTCGTCCGGCGGCGGGCACATGCACGTCATCTACGGGTACGACGACGCCAACAGCTGGGTCTACTGGGGCGACCCGTGGCCCTCCAGCGACCGCTACAACTGGGCCTCCCACTCCTGGTACGTGAACAACAACCAGTTCTCCTGGACCCACTCGCTCTACCGGATCGGGGCGTGA
- the uvrC gene encoding excinuclease ABC subunit UvrC has translation MADPSSYRPSPGQIPDSPGVYKFRDEHRRVIYVGKAKNLRQRVANYFQDLAHLHPRTRTMVTTAASVEWTVVSTEVEALQLEYTWIKEFDPRFNVKYRDDKSYPYLAVTLNEEFPRVQVMRGAKKKGVRYFGPYGHAWAIRETVDLMLRVFPVRTCSAGVFKNAARTGRPCLLGYIDKCSAPCVGRVTPKEHRELAEDFCDFMAGRTGTYIRRLEKDMMQAAEEMEYERAARLRDDAGALKRAMEKSAVVLADATDADLIAVAEDELEAALQIFHVRGGRVRGQRGWVTDKVEAVDTAGLVEHALQQLYGEERGDAVPKEVLVPALPEDTAAVSQWLAERRGSQVSLRIPQRGDKKDLMATVQRNAQQALGLHKTKRASDLTTRSRALEEIAEALGLDAAPLRIECYDISHLQGDDVVASMVVFEDGLARKSEYRRFQIKGFEGQDDVRSMHEVIGRRFKRYLQEKERTGEWEQTPSVSGEAPHPAQSPLAPDPTQVPSASDPTQVSPLPGSAEESASAPHPAQAPSAPGSAQVPSLPASPQGTPAPAADATDPSDTDPRGDDGREDDGRPKRFAYPPQLVVVDGGQPQVAAARRALDELGIDDIAVCGLAKRLEEVWLPDDDDPVVLPRSSEGLYLLQRVRDEAHRFAITYQRSKRAKRIRSSPLDDVAGLGETRKQALIKHFGSVKKLRQATIEEICQVPGIGRRTAESVAAALASAAPAAPAVNTATGEIMEEDDGGTS, from the coding sequence ATGGCAGACCCCTCCAGCTACCGCCCCAGCCCGGGGCAGATCCCCGACTCCCCGGGGGTCTACAAGTTCCGCGACGAGCACCGCCGGGTGATCTACGTCGGGAAGGCCAAGAACCTCCGCCAGCGCGTCGCCAACTACTTCCAGGACCTGGCCCATCTCCACCCGCGTACGCGCACCATGGTCACGACCGCCGCCTCCGTCGAGTGGACGGTCGTCTCCACCGAGGTCGAGGCGCTCCAGCTGGAGTACACCTGGATCAAGGAGTTCGACCCCCGGTTCAACGTCAAGTACCGGGACGACAAGAGCTATCCCTACCTCGCCGTCACGCTGAACGAGGAGTTCCCCCGCGTCCAGGTGATGCGCGGCGCCAAGAAGAAGGGCGTGCGCTACTTCGGTCCGTACGGGCACGCCTGGGCGATCCGCGAGACGGTCGACCTGATGCTCCGGGTCTTCCCCGTCCGCACCTGCTCCGCCGGGGTCTTCAAGAACGCCGCCCGAACCGGCCGCCCCTGCCTCCTCGGGTACATCGACAAGTGCTCGGCCCCCTGCGTCGGCCGGGTCACCCCCAAGGAACACCGGGAGCTGGCCGAGGACTTCTGCGACTTCATGGCCGGGCGCACCGGCACCTACATCCGCCGCCTGGAGAAGGACATGATGCAGGCGGCGGAGGAGATGGAGTACGAGCGCGCCGCCCGCCTCCGTGACGATGCCGGGGCCCTCAAGCGGGCCATGGAGAAGAGCGCCGTCGTCCTCGCGGACGCCACCGACGCCGATCTGATCGCCGTCGCGGAGGACGAGCTGGAGGCCGCCCTCCAGATCTTCCACGTGCGCGGCGGCCGGGTCCGCGGCCAGCGCGGCTGGGTCACCGACAAGGTCGAGGCGGTCGACACCGCCGGCCTCGTCGAACACGCCCTCCAGCAGCTGTACGGGGAGGAGCGCGGCGACGCCGTCCCCAAGGAGGTCCTGGTCCCTGCCCTGCCCGAGGACACCGCGGCGGTCTCCCAGTGGCTCGCCGAGCGCCGGGGCTCCCAGGTCAGCCTGCGCATCCCGCAGCGCGGCGACAAGAAGGACCTCATGGCGACGGTCCAGCGCAACGCCCAGCAGGCGCTCGGCCTGCACAAGACCAAGCGCGCCTCCGACCTGACCACCCGCTCCCGGGCGCTGGAGGAGATCGCGGAGGCGCTCGGTCTGGACGCCGCCCCGCTGCGCATCGAGTGCTACGACATCTCCCACCTCCAGGGCGACGACGTGGTGGCCTCCATGGTGGTCTTCGAGGACGGCCTCGCCCGCAAGAGCGAGTACCGCCGTTTCCAGATCAAGGGCTTCGAGGGCCAGGACGACGTCCGCTCGATGCACGAGGTGATCGGCCGCCGCTTCAAGCGCTACCTCCAGGAGAAGGAGCGCACGGGGGAGTGGGAGCAGACCCCATCGGTCTCCGGGGAGGCTCCGCACCCCGCGCAGAGCCCTCTGGCTCCGGACCCCACGCAGGTCCCCTCGGCCTCGGACCCCACGCAGGTCTCCCCGCTCCCGGGCTCCGCCGAGGAGAGCGCCTCGGCCCCGCACCCTGCCCAGGCCCCCTCGGCCCCCGGCTCCGCCCAGGTCCCCTCGCTCCCGGCCTCCCCGCAGGGCACCCCTGCCCCGGCCGCCGACGCCACCGACCCTAGCGACACCGACCCCCGCGGGGACGACGGCCGCGAGGACGACGGCCGCCCCAAGCGGTTCGCCTATCCGCCGCAGCTCGTCGTGGTCGACGGCGGGCAGCCCCAGGTCGCCGCCGCCCGGCGCGCCCTGGACGAGCTGGGCATCGACGACATCGCCGTCTGCGGCCTGGCCAAGCGCCTCGAAGAGGTCTGGCTGCCCGATGACGACGACCCCGTGGTCCTGCCCCGCTCCAGCGAGGGCCTCTACCTCCTCCAGCGCGTCCGCGACGAGGCCCACCGCTTCGCCATCACCTACCAGCGCTCCAAGCGGGCCAAGCGCATCCGCTCCAGCCCCCTGGACGACGTGGCCGGGCTCGGCGAGACCCGCAAACAGGCGCTGATCAAGCATTTCGGCTCCGTGAAGAAGCTCCGGCAGGCGACAATCGAGGAGATCTGCCAGGTCCCCGGGATAGGGCGCCGGACGGCCGAATCGGTGGCGGCCGCCCTCGCCTCGGCCGCTCCCGCCGCCCCTGCCGTGAACACGGCCACAGGAGAGATCATGGAAGAGGACGACGGGGGCACGTCATGA
- the rapZ gene encoding RNase adapter RapZ, translating into MTEPTGRAAHQGTTAHPGDPGHQQHQQHERTDRADGADVSTNTTNETGEAAVPAIPELVIISGMSGAGRSTAAKCLEDLGWFVVDNLPPALIPTMVELGARSQGNVARIAVVVDVRGRRFFDNLRESLADLEAKHVTRRIVFLESSDDALVRRFESVRRPHPLQGDGRIVDGIAAERDLLRELRGDADLVIDTSSLNVHELRAKMDAQFAGESEPELRATVMSFGYKYGLPVDADLVVDCRFLPNPHWVPELRPFTGLNEEVSGYVFDQPGAKEFLNQYTELLQLIAAGYRREGKRYVTIAVGCTGGKHRSVAMSEKLSARLAAEGIETVLVHRDMGRE; encoded by the coding sequence ATGACCGAACCCACCGGCCGGGCCGCCCACCAGGGCACCACCGCCCACCCCGGAGACCCCGGCCACCAGCAGCATCAGCAGCACGAACGAACAGACCGAGCAGACGGAGCAGACGTGAGTACGAACACCACGAACGAGACGGGCGAGGCAGCGGTGCCGGCCATCCCCGAGCTGGTGATCATCTCCGGCATGTCCGGCGCCGGCCGCAGCACCGCCGCCAAGTGTCTGGAGGACCTCGGCTGGTTCGTCGTCGACAACCTGCCGCCCGCGCTGATCCCCACCATGGTGGAGCTGGGCGCCCGCTCCCAGGGGAACGTGGCGCGGATCGCCGTCGTCGTCGACGTGCGCGGCCGCCGCTTCTTCGACAACCTCCGCGAATCCCTCGCGGACCTGGAGGCCAAGCACGTCACCCGGCGGATCGTTTTCCTGGAGTCCTCCGACGACGCCCTGGTCCGCCGCTTCGAGTCGGTCCGCCGCCCGCACCCCCTCCAGGGCGACGGCCGCATCGTCGACGGCATCGCCGCCGAGCGCGACCTGCTGCGCGAGCTGCGCGGCGACGCCGACCTGGTCATCGACACCTCCAGCCTCAACGTGCACGAGCTGCGGGCCAAGATGGACGCCCAGTTCGCGGGCGAGTCCGAGCCGGAGCTGCGCGCCACCGTGATGTCCTTCGGCTACAAGTACGGCCTGCCCGTCGACGCCGACCTCGTCGTCGACTGCCGCTTCCTGCCCAACCCGCACTGGGTCCCCGAGCTGCGCCCCTTCACCGGCCTCAACGAGGAGGTCTCCGGTTACGTCTTCGACCAGCCGGGCGCCAAGGAGTTCCTCAACCAGTACACGGAGCTGCTCCAGCTGATCGCCGCCGGTTACCGCCGCGAGGGCAAGCGGTACGTGACCATCGCCGTGGGCTGCACGGGCGGCAAGCACCGCTCCGTCGCCATGTCGGAGAAGCTGTCGGCCCGCCTGGCCGCCGAAGGTATCGAGACCGTCCTCGTCCACCGGGACATGGGGCGCGAGTGA
- a CDS encoding gluconeogenesis factor YvcK family protein has protein sequence MTGRNLRMRRLSRAGAALSGRRRGGQPKVVALGGGMGLSASLAALRRITGDLTAVVTVADDGGSSGRLREELGVLPPGDLRKALAALCGDDDWGRTWSRVVQHRFESKGDLHGHAVGNLLIVALWEQLGDHVQALDLVGKLLGAHGRVLPMSAVPLELQALVKGHDPELPDAIVTVRGQATVALTPGEVQSVHVVPPDPPAVPEAVAAVLDADWVVLGPGSWFSSVIPHLLVPELLDALVTTKARKVLSLNLAPQPGETEGFSPQRHLEVLGRHAPKLALDVVLADEAAVPDRASLDDAAQRLGAAVELAPVASPDGVPVHDQELLAAAYDRIFRMHGRIGPWR, from the coding sequence GTGACCGGTCGCAATCTGCGGATGCGCCGGCTGAGCCGCGCCGGCGCGGCGCTCTCCGGCCGCAGACGCGGTGGGCAGCCCAAGGTCGTCGCGCTCGGCGGCGGCATGGGCCTCTCGGCGTCCCTGGCGGCGCTGCGCCGGATCACCGGCGACCTCACGGCCGTGGTCACCGTCGCGGACGACGGCGGCTCCAGCGGCCGGCTGCGCGAGGAGCTGGGCGTCCTGCCCCCCGGCGACCTGCGCAAGGCGCTCGCCGCGCTCTGCGGCGACGACGACTGGGGCCGCACCTGGTCCCGGGTGGTCCAGCACCGCTTCGAGTCCAAGGGCGACCTGCACGGCCACGCGGTCGGCAATCTGCTGATCGTGGCCCTCTGGGAGCAGCTCGGCGACCATGTCCAGGCGCTCGACCTGGTCGGCAAGCTGCTCGGCGCGCACGGCCGGGTGCTGCCCATGTCCGCCGTGCCGCTGGAGCTCCAGGCGCTGGTCAAGGGCCACGACCCCGAGCTGCCCGACGCGATCGTCACCGTGCGCGGCCAGGCCACCGTGGCGCTCACCCCGGGCGAGGTGCAGTCGGTGCACGTCGTCCCGCCCGACCCGCCGGCCGTCCCGGAGGCGGTCGCCGCCGTCCTGGACGCCGACTGGGTGGTCCTCGGCCCCGGCTCCTGGTTCTCCTCGGTGATCCCGCACCTCCTGGTGCCGGAACTGCTCGACGCACTGGTCACCACCAAGGCCCGCAAGGTCCTCTCGTTGAATCTCGCACCACAGCCCGGTGAAACCGAGGGGTTCTCACCGCAGCGTCATTTGGAGGTTTTGGGACGACACGCCCCTAAACTCGCCTTGGACGTGGTGCTGGCCGACGAGGCAGCCGTGCCCGACCGCGCATCGCTCGACGACGCCGCCCAGCGGCTCGGGGCGGCGGTCGAGCTGGCGCCGGTGGCATCGCCCGACGGCGTTCCGGTCCATGATCAGGAGCTGTTGGCCGCCGCGTACGACCGTATTTTTCGGATGCATGGAAGGATCGGCCCATGGCGATGA